One Aneurinibacillus migulanus genomic region harbors:
- the murB gene encoding UDP-N-acetylmuramate dehydrogenase produces the protein MQKLIKELKEANIGTVLINEPLANHTTWKIGGPADILVEPTDKMALAYSMKLVHKYNVPWQVLGRGSNMLVRDKGIRGVVFKLAEGFDHLTFNGEEVEVGAGYSFIRLAVMVGKEGLTGLEFAGGIPGTVGGAVYMNAGAHSSDVSRILKSAEVLLENGELVWLSPEELGFSYRTSVLQKERRGVVVNAVFRLQYGDRKAIASHMAAYKDRRRQTQPLSMPCAGSVFRNPPGDHAGRLIESAGLKGLTVGGAQISEKHANFIVNRGNATAQDVLDLMERVIEIIDEHYQVRLVPEVLVVGEG, from the coding sequence ATGCAGAAGCTGATTAAAGAGCTGAAAGAAGCCAACATCGGAACAGTGCTTATTAATGAACCGCTGGCAAACCACACGACGTGGAAAATCGGCGGACCGGCAGACATTCTTGTTGAACCGACTGATAAAATGGCGTTGGCTTACAGTATGAAGCTCGTTCACAAGTATAATGTGCCATGGCAAGTGCTAGGCAGAGGTTCGAATATGCTTGTACGGGATAAAGGGATCCGCGGCGTTGTCTTTAAACTGGCTGAAGGATTTGATCACCTTACCTTTAACGGGGAAGAGGTAGAGGTGGGAGCTGGCTATTCGTTTATACGATTAGCAGTGATGGTCGGGAAAGAGGGATTGACCGGGCTTGAATTTGCTGGCGGTATTCCAGGTACGGTAGGCGGCGCAGTTTATATGAATGCAGGTGCGCATAGCTCTGACGTTTCACGTATTCTTAAATCGGCCGAAGTGTTACTCGAAAATGGAGAGTTGGTCTGGCTTTCTCCGGAAGAACTCGGTTTCAGCTACCGCACGTCCGTGTTACAGAAAGAGCGGAGAGGTGTTGTGGTAAATGCCGTATTCAGGCTCCAATACGGCGACCGTAAAGCAATCGCCAGCCATATGGCGGCATATAAAGACCGGCGGCGTCAAACGCAGCCGCTATCTATGCCATGTGCAGGCAGCGTATTCCGCAATCCGCCAGGAGACCATGCGGGGCGCCTGATTGAGAGCGCTGGGCTTAAAGGTCTTACTGTCGGAGGTGCGCAAATTTCGGAGAAGCATGCCAATTTCATCGTAAATCGAGGAAACGCGACGGCTCAGGATGTCCTCGACCTCATGGAACGGGTTATCGAAATCATTGATGAACATTACCAGGTACGACTTGTTCCGGAAGTATTGGTGGTGGGCGAGGGGTAA
- the ftsA gene encoding cell division protein FtsA, whose translation MNNSEYIVSLDIGTSKVRVIIGEINSGTINIIGVGTADSHGIKKGAIVDIDETVQAIREAIEKAERMVDLPIRHVVVGISGNHIQLQSSHGVVAVSSENREIADEDIERVMKAAQVVAIPPEKEIIDVVPVQYIVDGLGEISDPRGMMGVRLEMEGTIITGAKTVIHNLVRCVERAGLSIVGMYLMPLASSEIALTKDEKNLGVVLVDIGAGSTTVSVFEMGMLSSFSVLPIGGDYITNDIAIGLRTTTEEAKQIQLNNGCALIEEASEDECFLVKRIGSDVEKEFTQVELANVIEPRAAEIFNLVEDELHLLGYDTSIPNGFVLTGGVANIPGLLELARYELQAPVRIAIPDYIGVRDPAYTTGVGLIKYASKYYMHQMPQQLETKQPQPKSNRKPSHAPKAPKEPKEHGGVIRKVKDWFSEFI comes from the coding sequence TTGAACAACAGTGAATATATTGTCAGCTTAGATATTGGTACATCCAAAGTCAGAGTAATCATTGGAGAAATTAATAGCGGAACCATCAATATTATCGGGGTTGGAACTGCGGATTCGCATGGAATAAAAAAAGGTGCCATCGTTGATATCGATGAAACCGTACAAGCGATTCGCGAAGCTATAGAAAAAGCGGAACGGATGGTAGACCTGCCGATTCGTCATGTTGTTGTGGGAATTTCCGGTAACCATATTCAGCTTCAGTCCAGCCATGGTGTGGTTGCCGTATCAAGCGAGAATAGAGAAATTGCCGACGAAGATATCGAGCGAGTAATGAAAGCTGCACAAGTCGTTGCTATCCCGCCAGAGAAAGAAATTATCGACGTGGTTCCCGTTCAATATATTGTCGACGGCCTTGGAGAGATTAGCGATCCGAGAGGTATGATGGGTGTACGTCTGGAAATGGAAGGCACAATCATTACAGGGGCCAAGACTGTCATACATAACTTAGTACGCTGCGTAGAACGGGCAGGCTTATCTATTGTCGGAATGTATCTTATGCCGCTTGCATCCAGTGAAATTGCGTTGACGAAGGATGAGAAAAATTTAGGTGTAGTACTTGTAGATATCGGCGCCGGATCAACCACGGTGTCCGTTTTTGAGATGGGTATGTTAAGCTCGTTTTCCGTACTTCCAATCGGTGGAGATTACATTACGAATGATATCGCCATCGGATTACGTACTACTACGGAGGAAGCAAAGCAAATCCAGCTGAATAACGGATGTGCGCTAATTGAAGAAGCAAGTGAAGATGAATGCTTTCTGGTTAAACGAATCGGAAGCGATGTAGAAAAGGAATTTACGCAAGTTGAATTGGCCAATGTAATTGAGCCCCGTGCTGCAGAGATTTTCAATTTAGTAGAAGATGAACTGCACCTCCTTGGTTATGATACGAGCATACCGAATGGCTTCGTGTTGACCGGGGGCGTCGCGAACATCCCTGGCTTGTTGGAGTTGGCGCGTTACGAATTGCAGGCGCCGGTGCGAATTGCCATTCCGGATTACATCGGGGTACGCGATCCCGCTTATACGACGGGGGTCGGTTTGATCAAGTATGCGTCCAAATATTACATGCATCAGATGCCACAGCAACTAGAGACGAAACAACCTCAACCGAAAAGTAACCGAAAGCCTAGTCATGCACCTAAAGCGCCAAAAGAGCCGAAGGAGCATGGAGGAGTTATCAGAAAGGTTAAAGACTGGTTTAGCGAATTTATTTAG
- the murD gene encoding UDP-N-acetylmuramoyl-L-alanine--D-glutamate ligase produces MSIEEGRTLYKGKQAVVLGLAKSGAAVARTLKACGAVVTVNDKKPENECEEAELLRKEGISVICGGHPDDIVNPDVDIVIKNPGIPYTVAPIQKAESLGIPVVTEVEIAYELSDAPLIGITGSNGKTTTTTLIGRMLEEGGLAPIVAGNIGTPLSEQALQAKTNQVLVAELSSFQLKGTRKFRPVIACLLNVYDAHLDYHKTKEDYVHSKSKLFMNQDESNVAVLNYDNEICRNLAEEIRSQILWFSVTEEVEQGAFLRDGAIVFKRSLSGTLADKLDKSPEEEVVVRLEELALPGAHNVENMLAAICVARASGADMEALRHVLRTFSGVEHRLEFVDEINGVKYYNDSKATNPEAASRALDSFSAPIVWIGGGLDRGIDFHELVPLLRRHVKAVITYGQTAEKLLARAEDAGIIRTKRVDTVIDAVAEAKSIAREGDIVLLSPACASWDMYKSFEERGVLFKQSVHKLKTSP; encoded by the coding sequence ATGTCCATTGAAGAAGGAAGAACGTTATATAAGGGAAAACAAGCGGTTGTGCTCGGCCTTGCCAAGAGCGGAGCCGCCGTAGCTCGCACGCTGAAAGCGTGTGGTGCCGTTGTTACGGTCAACGATAAAAAACCAGAGAATGAATGTGAAGAAGCAGAATTGCTCCGGAAGGAAGGAATTTCTGTTATCTGTGGTGGGCATCCGGACGATATTGTAAACCCGGATGTTGATATTGTAATTAAAAACCCAGGCATCCCATATACGGTAGCGCCAATTCAGAAAGCGGAATCACTCGGTATTCCGGTTGTCACAGAAGTAGAGATTGCTTACGAGCTGTCGGATGCACCGCTTATCGGCATTACTGGATCGAATGGTAAGACGACAACTACGACATTGATTGGCCGCATGCTAGAAGAGGGCGGCCTCGCGCCGATCGTAGCTGGCAACATCGGGACCCCGCTAAGCGAACAGGCGCTGCAAGCGAAGACGAATCAGGTGCTGGTAGCTGAGCTTAGCAGTTTTCAGCTCAAAGGGACAAGAAAGTTCCGCCCGGTGATCGCGTGTCTGCTAAATGTATATGATGCACATTTGGATTATCATAAAACAAAAGAAGATTACGTACATAGCAAAAGTAAGCTTTTCATGAATCAGGATGAGTCAAATGTGGCCGTACTGAATTATGATAATGAAATCTGCCGTAATCTGGCTGAAGAAATTCGTTCGCAAATTCTTTGGTTTAGTGTAACAGAAGAGGTAGAGCAGGGTGCCTTCTTACGGGATGGGGCCATCGTATTCAAACGTTCTTTATCAGGCACCCTGGCGGATAAGCTAGACAAATCACCAGAGGAAGAGGTAGTGGTTCGCTTAGAAGAGTTAGCATTGCCGGGTGCTCACAACGTAGAGAACATGCTGGCGGCAATTTGTGTGGCCCGGGCATCCGGTGCAGATATGGAAGCACTCCGCCATGTGTTGCGTACGTTTTCCGGTGTAGAACATCGACTCGAGTTTGTAGATGAAATCAATGGCGTTAAATACTATAATGACTCAAAAGCAACCAATCCGGAAGCAGCCAGCCGTGCGCTCGACTCATTTTCGGCTCCGATCGTTTGGATTGGTGGTGGGCTTGATCGAGGTATCGATTTCCATGAATTGGTACCTTTGCTTCGCCGACATGTCAAAGCAGTTATTACATATGGGCAGACCGCAGAAAAATTGTTAGCCCGAGCGGAAGATGCGGGGATTATTCGGACCAAGCGCGTCGATACTGTTATTGATGCGGTTGCCGAAGCCAAGTCCATTGCTCGGGAAGGCGACATTGTACTTCTCTCACCGGCGTGTGCTAGCTGGGACATGTACAAATCGTTTGAGGAGCGGGGGGTCTTGTTTAAGCAATCCGTGCATAAGCTTAAAACAAGCCCGTAA
- a CDS encoding cell division protein FtsQ/DivIB, producing MANIEKIPRLRQENRKKKTNRQLLILMLLFFTVLLVVLFFQSSISRVQDISVTGAKLVPSEEVIKHSQLTFDMQYLFVNKQNVEHSIIAALPAIESVDVRKKFPGKVELVVTERPRVALLMNSQGAMYPITDKGGVLKQYPSGDGAVDKPIIRRWGTEQLLPRFAGELDKLDPGIRQQISEIRHEPTKNNPENLVLFMKDGFEVHTTIQNFADNMAWYPSFVQSLKQEGKTEGIINLSEVKWFAPYKQQPANNEKQSKSP from the coding sequence ATGGCCAATATAGAGAAAATACCGCGTTTACGCCAAGAGAATCGGAAAAAGAAAACGAATCGTCAGTTGCTCATCCTGATGTTGCTGTTTTTTACGGTACTGCTTGTGGTGCTTTTTTTTCAATCATCTATTAGTCGAGTACAAGATATATCTGTTACCGGAGCTAAACTTGTACCGTCTGAGGAGGTAATCAAGCATTCGCAGCTTACGTTTGACATGCAGTATTTGTTTGTTAATAAGCAGAATGTGGAGCATTCGATTATTGCTGCGCTTCCGGCGATCGAGAGCGTGGATGTTCGAAAAAAGTTTCCCGGCAAGGTCGAACTTGTAGTAACGGAGAGACCGAGGGTAGCGTTATTGATGAATAGTCAGGGTGCAATGTATCCTATCACGGATAAAGGCGGCGTATTAAAACAATATCCATCAGGTGACGGAGCGGTGGACAAGCCGATTATTCGACGATGGGGGACAGAGCAGCTTCTTCCTAGGTTCGCTGGTGAATTGGATAAACTTGATCCCGGTATTCGCCAGCAAATTTCCGAGATTCGACACGAACCGACCAAGAATAATCCCGAAAATCTTGTATTATTTATGAAGGATGGATTTGAAGTGCATACCACTATACAGAACTTCGCTGACAATATGGCGTGGTATCCTTCTTTTGTTCAAAGCCTGAAGCAGGAAGGAAAAACCGAAGGGATTATCAATCTATCAGAGGTGAAATGGTTTGCACCGTACAAACAGCAGCCGGCAAACAATGAAAAACAGTCTAAGAGTCCGTAA
- the murA gene encoding UDP-N-acetylglucosamine 1-carboxyvinyltransferase — MESFVIEGGTPLSGELRIQGAKNAALPILAATVLTGGSYTIYDVPRLSDIDVMLKILTELGAVCSHEETTVHVDTTALASSTVPEDLMGQMRSSIFLMGPLLARFGEVILTRPGGCAIGERRIDLHLKGLEALGARIIAQDGFIRCTADKLKGGMVFLDYPSVGATENIMMAAVLAQGETVLSNAAREPEIIDLQNFLNRLGARVHGAGTDRIVIEGVSHLQATDYQVIPDRIVTGTMMLAAAITQGKIVLRNVNPMHLVAILDVVKQCGVEIDYGRDIITVKASGPFRAVDRIITAPYPGFPTDMQSQTMAFLSVAKGCSIIKETVFDGRFRHVNELCRLGADIYVDLHTAFIRGVPHLSGTAVEATDLRAGAALIIGGLAAEGETKVTQAYHIDRGYDRIEEQLASLGARIRRV, encoded by the coding sequence TTGGAGTCATTCGTGATTGAGGGAGGAACCCCTCTTTCGGGAGAACTGCGTATTCAGGGCGCGAAGAACGCTGCCCTCCCCATTCTGGCGGCTACCGTGCTTACCGGAGGTTCCTATACCATCTACGATGTACCCCGTCTCTCTGATATTGATGTTATGCTCAAAATTTTAACGGAATTAGGCGCTGTATGTTCGCACGAGGAGACGACGGTTCATGTGGATACGACAGCGCTCGCCTCTTCGACCGTTCCGGAGGATTTGATGGGGCAGATGCGCTCCTCTATCTTTCTTATGGGGCCGCTTCTGGCTCGGTTCGGCGAAGTTATTCTTACCCGTCCGGGCGGCTGTGCTATTGGGGAGCGAAGAATTGATCTTCATCTTAAAGGTTTGGAAGCACTGGGTGCACGTATTATTGCTCAAGACGGATTCATCCGCTGTACGGCTGATAAGTTAAAAGGCGGTATGGTTTTTCTGGATTACCCAAGCGTGGGAGCGACGGAGAATATCATGATGGCTGCGGTGCTGGCGCAAGGAGAAACTGTTCTATCTAATGCGGCACGTGAACCAGAGATTATTGACCTGCAGAACTTCCTGAACCGTCTAGGAGCTCGTGTGCACGGAGCGGGAACGGATCGTATCGTAATCGAAGGAGTATCCCACCTGCAGGCCACGGATTATCAGGTCATTCCCGACCGAATTGTTACGGGAACGATGATGTTGGCCGCAGCGATTACACAGGGGAAAATTGTCCTGCGAAACGTTAATCCGATGCATCTGGTAGCGATACTAGATGTTGTTAAACAATGCGGTGTTGAAATCGACTATGGGCGTGATATAATTACGGTAAAGGCAAGCGGACCATTCCGTGCCGTCGACCGTATTATCACGGCTCCGTACCCCGGATTTCCGACGGATATGCAGTCGCAGACGATGGCGTTTCTTTCTGTAGCGAAAGGCTGTAGTATCATTAAAGAAACGGTATTTGATGGAAGATTCAGGCATGTGAATGAGTTGTGCCGCCTAGGCGCTGATATTTATGTGGATTTGCACACCGCTTTTATTCGAGGTGTGCCACATCTATCTGGGACGGCTGTGGAAGCGACCGATTTACGGGCTGGTGCGGCGCTCATTATTGGAGGGCTTGCTGCGGAAGGGGAGACGAAAGTAACGCAGGCGTATCATATCGATCGCGGCTATGACCGGATTGAAGAGCAGCTTGCAAGTCTGGGAGCCCGCATTCGAAGGGTATAA
- a CDS encoding DUF881 domain-containing protein: MKNNRQVPFIITAISIIIGFMLTLQFRSNQPTFATERQDTFQLRQNVQKEMEHHQKLLNDISKHEKLLSEYETSINEGSGPSVMQDELVRLEKEHGFADIAGPGIIVTIEDEPSAPGADRLQSPVMDQDLTDLTSLLFANGAKAIAVNGNRLIVNSSIRTVGEGIQVDTKPIEMPYIVKAVGDPQSLEAALRLPGSDRESMEDWFHFLNKKFTIQKSESITVPAHKGAGGVKYMKPLEQKGAS, encoded by the coding sequence ATGAAAAATAATCGGCAGGTCCCATTCATTATCACGGCCATAAGCATTATCATTGGTTTCATGCTGACGCTTCAGTTTCGCTCAAATCAGCCAACATTCGCCACTGAACGACAGGATACGTTTCAGTTACGGCAGAATGTTCAAAAAGAAATGGAGCATCATCAGAAGCTATTAAATGATATATCCAAGCATGAAAAACTATTAAGTGAATATGAGACATCAATAAACGAAGGCAGCGGTCCTTCCGTGATGCAGGACGAGCTTGTTCGTCTTGAGAAAGAACACGGTTTTGCGGATATAGCAGGTCCCGGCATCATTGTTACAATAGAAGACGAGCCTTCTGCTCCTGGCGCAGACAGGTTGCAATCCCCTGTTATGGATCAGGACTTGACTGACTTGACGAGCCTGTTGTTTGCAAATGGCGCAAAAGCAATTGCGGTTAATGGAAACCGTTTAATTGTTAACAGTTCCATTCGCACCGTTGGCGAGGGTATCCAGGTGGATACCAAACCTATTGAGATGCCTTATATCGTGAAGGCCGTAGGTGATCCGCAAAGCCTGGAAGCAGCTCTGCGCCTTCCTGGTTCAGATCGTGAGTCGATGGAGGACTGGTTTCATTTTTTGAACAAGAAATTTACCATCCAGAAGTCGGAAAGTATCACGGTTCCTGCCCATAAAGGAGCAGGTGGAGTGAAATATATGAAACCTCTGGAGCAAAAAGGAGCGTCATAA
- the mraY gene encoding phospho-N-acetylmuramoyl-pentapeptide-transferase has protein sequence MLVRVLFFSIAAAFLIAVLLAPLFIPILRRLKFGQAIREEGPKGHQKKAGTPTMGGIIILLALTFTVIKFANQSVEIFLLLFITLGYGLIGFLDDFIKIVMKRNLGLTAKQKLFGQLVIGAVFYYVLIRNGYDTTISIPGIHWSIDMGWLYLPLVLIMTIGASNAVNLTDGLDGLLAGTSAIAFSAYAVIAWMSSQMNIAIFAAAVVGAVLGFLVFNAHPAKVFMGDTGSLALGGAIAGIAILTKTEILLIIIGGVFVMEALSVIIQVLSYKTRKKRVFRMSPLHHHYELGGWSEWRVVVTFWFAGLICASLGVYIGVLS, from the coding sequence ATGCTTGTACGGGTTTTGTTTTTTTCCATTGCCGCAGCTTTTTTAATTGCTGTGCTTCTCGCTCCGCTCTTCATCCCTATTCTGAGACGGTTGAAGTTTGGCCAGGCGATTCGTGAAGAAGGACCGAAAGGACATCAGAAAAAAGCGGGGACACCGACAATGGGCGGGATTATCATTTTGCTTGCCCTTACGTTCACCGTTATTAAATTCGCCAACCAATCGGTCGAGATTTTTCTACTTCTTTTTATTACGCTAGGCTATGGGCTCATCGGGTTTTTAGACGATTTTATCAAAATTGTAATGAAGCGTAACTTAGGTCTGACTGCAAAACAAAAGTTGTTCGGTCAGCTGGTTATTGGAGCGGTATTCTACTATGTACTCATCCGTAATGGATATGATACGACCATTTCCATCCCGGGAATTCATTGGAGCATTGATATGGGATGGCTCTATTTGCCGCTTGTACTCATCATGACTATCGGTGCGTCCAATGCAGTCAACTTGACAGATGGTCTGGATGGGCTGCTTGCAGGGACCAGTGCGATTGCATTCAGCGCATATGCGGTTATTGCCTGGATGTCGAGTCAGATGAACATTGCTATTTTTGCTGCTGCAGTAGTAGGAGCTGTGCTCGGTTTTCTCGTGTTCAATGCGCATCCAGCTAAAGTATTTATGGGAGATACAGGTTCGCTCGCACTGGGCGGAGCTATTGCCGGGATTGCTATTCTTACAAAGACGGAAATTCTGCTCATCATTATCGGCGGTGTGTTCGTTATGGAAGCTTTATCTGTTATTATTCAAGTACTCTCTTACAAAACACGTAAAAAACGGGTGTTTCGCATGAGTCCATTGCATCATCATTATGAGTTAGGCGGCTGGTCCGAATGGCGAGTCGTAGTAACTTTCTGGTTTGCAGGATTGATTTGCGCAAGCCTGGGCGTATATATTGGGGTGTTAAGCTGA
- a CDS encoding DUF881 domain-containing protein: MKNSLRVRKIHVYLTLVLLVFGFIVAYSVQLTMSGASNLPSSTNDNEWEKKVRLNEKLINEKETNENLEKRLAKLRMEVTAKEKELSERQTASKQVLSRLEELRMRAGLIPVTGPGVTVTLEDSKSAHTFDNVAEGIVHDQNIRDVVNELFAAGAEGISVNGQRLIGGSSIRCVGPTVIVNDTKLAPPFVIEAIGNKDTLVGALRLPGGVIDILKQRTLEISINSSDKVELPAHVGETQTKAGIKPPAIQG; encoded by the coding sequence ATGAAAAACAGTCTAAGAGTCCGTAAAATCCATGTGTATTTAACACTCGTGCTTCTTGTATTTGGGTTTATCGTTGCGTATTCGGTTCAATTGACGATGTCAGGAGCAAGCAACCTCCCTTCTTCGACGAATGACAACGAATGGGAGAAAAAAGTAAGGTTGAATGAGAAGTTAATTAATGAAAAAGAGACGAATGAGAATCTGGAGAAACGGCTCGCAAAACTTCGTATGGAAGTTACCGCAAAGGAAAAAGAGCTGTCGGAGCGGCAGACAGCCTCGAAGCAGGTGCTGAGCCGTCTGGAAGAGTTACGGATGAGAGCCGGCTTAATCCCAGTAACAGGTCCGGGTGTTACCGTTACGCTCGAAGATAGTAAATCCGCTCACACATTCGATAATGTCGCCGAAGGGATTGTGCATGACCAGAATATTCGCGATGTGGTAAACGAATTGTTCGCGGCAGGGGCAGAGGGAATTTCCGTGAATGGGCAGCGTTTGATCGGCGGTTCGAGTATACGGTGCGTAGGTCCAACGGTTATTGTAAACGATACGAAGCTGGCGCCGCCTTTCGTAATTGAGGCAATTGGTAATAAGGATACGCTAGTGGGTGCTCTGCGATTGCCAGGCGGTGTCATTGATATATTGAAGCAACGCACTCTAGAAATTTCCATTAATAGCTCAGATAAAGTCGAGCTGCCGGCACACGTCGGAGAAACACAAACAAAAGCAGGGATTAAACCTCCTGCGATCCAGGGATAG
- the spoVE gene encoding stage V sporulation protein E yields the protein MTKARSTPDFIIIVVTFVLLAIGVVMVYSSSAVVAAQKGDPFFFTKRQLIFATLGIAAMFVTMNVDYWVWKRWAKPGLILCFFLLIIVLIIGKEVNGAKSWLGIGAFGIQPAEFMKLGMAAFLAKWLSDNQKDIGSFTKGLVPTLGIVFLAFGMIMLQPDLGTGTVLFGTSVLMIFVAGARMKHLLGLAMLGAIGFIGLVLAAPYRIKRITSFIDPWSDPLGAGYQLIQSLYAIGPGGLMGLGIGMSRQKFLYLPEPYNDFIFSILAEELGFIGGATVLLLFLLLLWRGMRTAVTAPDLFGSLLAIGIIGMLAIQVVINVGVVTGMFPVTGITLPFLSYGGSSLTLMLTGIGVLLNISRYSKM from the coding sequence GTGACAAAGGCCCGTTCAACTCCTGATTTTATTATTATTGTCGTGACATTTGTGCTGCTGGCGATTGGCGTGGTCATGGTATACAGTTCAAGTGCCGTGGTCGCCGCCCAGAAAGGCGATCCATTCTTTTTCACCAAGCGCCAGCTTATTTTTGCCACACTCGGTATTGCGGCGATGTTTGTAACAATGAACGTAGATTACTGGGTATGGAAAAGATGGGCGAAGCCGGGCCTCATTCTTTGTTTCTTCCTGCTGATTATCGTTCTGATTATTGGTAAAGAGGTTAATGGAGCAAAGAGTTGGCTGGGTATTGGCGCATTTGGAATTCAGCCGGCGGAGTTTATGAAGTTGGGAATGGCCGCATTTCTAGCAAAATGGCTGTCAGATAACCAGAAAGACATCGGTTCATTTACTAAAGGACTAGTACCTACACTGGGCATCGTCTTTCTAGCATTCGGAATGATTATGCTTCAACCGGATCTTGGAACAGGTACGGTATTGTTCGGTACTTCTGTATTGATGATTTTCGTGGCAGGTGCACGGATGAAGCATTTGCTTGGTTTGGCTATGCTTGGAGCAATCGGTTTTATAGGGCTTGTGCTGGCCGCGCCTTACAGGATTAAACGAATAACGTCCTTCATCGATCCGTGGTCGGACCCACTTGGCGCTGGCTATCAATTAATTCAATCATTATATGCGATCGGACCGGGTGGGTTGATGGGACTAGGAATCGGAATGAGCCGACAGAAATTCCTGTATTTGCCCGAACCGTATAATGACTTTATCTTTTCGATTTTGGCTGAGGAGCTTGGATTTATCGGAGGGGCGACTGTGCTCCTGCTGTTTCTGCTGTTGTTATGGCGAGGCATGCGTACCGCAGTGACAGCGCCCGATTTGTTTGGCAGCCTGCTTGCAATTGGAATTATTGGGATGCTGGCGATTCAGGTTGTTATTAATGTAGGGGTAGTCACTGGCATGTTTCCAGTAACGGGTATTACGCTTCCGTTTCTTAGCTATGGTGGTTCTTCGCTTACACTTATGCTTACAGGAATTGGAGTTCTCTTAAATATTTCTCGCTATTCCAAGATGTAG
- the murG gene encoding undecaprenyldiphospho-muramoylpentapeptide beta-N-acetylglucosaminyltransferase: MNIVISGGGTGGHIYPALALIKEIKRHEPDSRILYIGTEKGLEAQIVPKEGIAFESVYITGFKRSLSLDNVKTIARFLKATRRVKRIIQDFKPDVVVGTGGYVCGPVVYAASALGIPTLVHEQNVIPGLTNKFLSRYTSRVAVTFSGSATHFPQGKTVVTGNPRATEVALADGAAGLASLNVPPGKRYVLIVGGSRGARAINEAVIDMTAALSDYPDYHFIYVTGEVHYEKTIEAIRRNGQLPVNMTVRPFIYNMPEVLAGIDLIVNRAGASFLAEITALGLPSVLIPSPYVTNNHQEKNARWLEEQGAARVIIEPELSGSAMLAEIDAVLKDDKRIKTMRSAAKALGQPDAATLVYNELKAIARA, from the coding sequence ATGAATATTGTTATTAGCGGGGGAGGGACAGGTGGCCATATATATCCCGCTCTTGCACTTATAAAAGAAATTAAGCGGCATGAGCCCGACTCTCGCATTTTATACATTGGAACGGAAAAAGGGTTGGAAGCTCAAATTGTACCAAAGGAAGGGATAGCTTTTGAATCGGTGTACATTACCGGGTTCAAGCGTAGTCTTTCGCTAGATAATGTAAAAACCATTGCCAGATTTCTCAAGGCGACCCGTCGGGTGAAGCGGATTATCCAGGATTTTAAACCGGATGTTGTGGTAGGTACCGGCGGTTACGTGTGCGGTCCGGTTGTATACGCTGCAAGTGCGCTTGGCATACCGACGCTTGTTCATGAGCAGAATGTGATTCCTGGATTAACTAATAAATTTTTGTCACGTTATACAAGCCGTGTAGCCGTAACATTCTCAGGCTCGGCGACTCATTTTCCACAAGGGAAAACCGTGGTGACTGGCAATCCTCGTGCGACGGAAGTTGCTTTGGCAGACGGAGCTGCAGGGCTTGCTTCGTTGAATGTACCTCCGGGCAAGAGGTATGTATTGATCGTGGGGGGGAGCCGTGGAGCTAGAGCTATTAACGAAGCGGTAATTGACATGACGGCCGCACTTTCTGATTATCCTGATTATCATTTCATTTATGTGACTGGCGAAGTGCATTACGAGAAAACGATAGAAGCGATCCGTCGAAACGGACAACTGCCCGTAAACATGACTGTGCGCCCATTTATTTATAATATGCCGGAAGTGTTGGCGGGCATCGACTTAATCGTAAACCGTGCCGGCGCATCGTTTCTTGCGGAGATTACAGCACTTGGTCTGCCTTCCGTTCTTATTCCTTCACCTTATGTGACGAACAATCACCAAGAGAAAAATGCAAGGTGGCTAGAGGAGCAAGGCGCAGCTCGCGTCATTATTGAACCAGAGTTAAGTGGTTCTGCCATGCTGGCGGAAATTGACGCAGTACTTAAAGACGATAAGCGGATAAAAACGATGCGCAGTGCGGCAAAAGCGCTCGGACAGCCCGATGCGGCTACGCTTGTCTATAACGAATTAAAAGCGATTGCCCGCGCCTGA
- a CDS encoding small basic family protein, which yields MWLPVIGLIIGVVLGLSFEFRVPEEYSSYLSIAVLAALDTIFGGLRAHLDNHFDIKVFMSGFFFNTLLAAGLAFLGVYMGVDLYLAAIFAFGVRLFNNIAVIRRILIGRWFGDKEEKTLP from the coding sequence ATGTGGTTACCTGTCATTGGTTTGATTATTGGTGTTGTTCTCGGATTGTCGTTTGAATTCCGTGTGCCGGAGGAGTATAGCAGCTATCTTTCCATTGCGGTGCTAGCTGCTCTGGATACAATTTTTGGCGGCTTGCGAGCCCATCTGGATAACCACTTTGACATTAAAGTGTTTATGTCAGGCTTCTTCTTTAACACGCTTCTTGCGGCAGGACTGGCTTTTCTTGGTGTATATATGGGTGTGGATTTGTATTTGGCGGCGATTTTTGCGTTCGGTGTTCGCCTGTTTAACAATATTGCTGTAATCCGTCGTATCCTCATTGGACGCTGGTTTGGCGATAAGGAAGAAAAAACGCTGCCTTAG